In the Populus trichocarpa isolate Nisqually-1 chromosome 1, P.trichocarpa_v4.1, whole genome shotgun sequence genome, one interval contains:
- the LOC18094985 gene encoding zeaxanthin epoxidase, chloroplastic isoform X1 produces MCKKQARKAKSYQLFSFLIKSPMATFHCLSSSYYHYKNCNTGFVDFRFKRSSFVVRCERASCCNQGSSCVERDEKRRLRILIAGGGIGGLVLALAAKHRGYDVKVFEKDLSAVRGEGRHRGPIQLLSSALAVLQVIDGNVAKQIMDAGCVTGDRINGVADGVSGKWFIKFNLLNHAMKRGLPVTSVICRMALQDILLNGVGLDIVRNKSKVVDFMQDSNKVTVILEDGQHYDGDVLVGADGIWSKVRSKLFGQEDAKYSDYTCYSGLANFVPHYVDSIGYRVFLGLNQYFVASDVGNGKMQWYAFHKEPPNNTDPPRGKKKRLLNLFGHWCKEVVELISETQEDMILRRDIYDRDMIYTWGIGRVTLLGDAAHPMQPNLGQGGCMAIEDCYQLILELDKVVKSGLDFQQSNEISTMLRRYEKKRMFRISTVHAASRMASKALTAYRPYMEFGSGSLSFMLSQYISSPKITKPSVLVVRAFLQIFMPQFMIWMMAGHGFW; encoded by the exons ATGTGCAAAAAGCAAGCTAGAAAAGCCAAAAGTTACCAACTTTTTTCATTCTTGATCAAATCACCAATGGCAACATTTCATTGTCTGAGTTCTAGCTATTACCATTACAAGAATTGCAATACTGGTTTTGTGGACTTTAGATTCAAAAGAAGCAGCTTTGTTGTCAGGTGTGAAAGGGCAAGTTGTTGTAATCAAGGTTCTTCATGTGTAGAGAGGGATGAGAAGAGGAGGCTCAGGATCTTGATTGCTGGTGGGGGTATAGGGGGATTGGTTTTGGCTTTAGCAGCAAAACATAGAGGATATGACGTGAAGGTGTTTGAGAAGGATTTGAGTGCAGTAAGAGGGGAGGGTAGGCACAGGGGTCCTATTCAATTATTGAGTAGTGCTTTGGCAGTTTTGCAGGTTATTGATGGGAATGTTGCAAAGCAAATTATGGACGCTGGCTGTGTTACTGGTGACCGCATCAATGGCGTTGCAGATGGCGTCTCAGGTAAATG gtttattaaatttaatctctTGAATCATGCTATGAAGAGAGGACTCCCTGTTACCTCTGTTATATGTAGAATGGCATTGCAAGACATTTTACTCAACGGTGTTGGTTTAGACATAGTAAGAAACAAATCTAAAGTTGTTGACTTCATGCAAGATTCTAACAAG GTTACAGTGATCCTTGAGGATGGACAGCATTATGATGGTGATGTTTTAGTTGGGGCAGATGGCATATGGTCAAAA GTTCGGTCAAAACTTTTTGGGCAGGAGGATGCAAAATATTCAGATTATACATGCTATAGTGGACTTGCAAACTTTGTCCCACATTATGTTGACTCTATTGG GTATCGGGTGTTCTTAGGATTGAACCAGTACTTTGTTGCTTCAGATGTTGGAAATGGAAAGATGCAATGGTATGCTTTCCACAAGGAGCCTCCTAATAACACAGATCCTCCAAGAG GAAAGAAGAAGAGGCTGCTAAATTTGTTTGGACATTGGTGCAAGGAAGTAGTTGAACTAATATCAGAAACACAAGAGGATATGATTCTACGAAGGGACATTTATGATAGAGACATGATCTACACCTGGGGGATTGGAAGGGTGACTCTGCTAGGCGATGCTGCTCATCCGATGCAACCAAATCTGGGGCAAGGGGGTTGCATGGCAATTGAG GACTGCTACCAACTTATTCTCGAGCTCGATAAGGTTGTCAAGAGTGGCTTAGATTTTCAACAGTCAAACGAAATTTCCACCATGCTTCGAAG GTACGAGAAGAAAAGAATGTTCCGCATTAGTACAGTTCATGCAGCCAGCAGAATGGCATCGAAAGCGCTCACCGCTTACCGACCTTACATGGAATTTGGATCTGGCTCCTTGTCT TTTATGCTGTCACAGTATATATCATCTCCAAAGATAACCAAACCCTCAGTTCTTGTGGTACGTGCTTTTCTACAAATTTTCATGCCGCAATTCATGATTTGGATGATGGCTGGCCATGG ATTTTGGTGA
- the LOC18094985 gene encoding zeaxanthin epoxidase, chloroplastic isoform X2, with the protein MCKKQARKAKSYQLFSFLIKSPMATFHCLSSSYYHYKNCNTGFVDFRFKRSSFVVRCERASCCNQGSSCVERDEKRRLRILIAGGGIGGLVLALAAKHRGYDVKVFEKDLSAVRGEGRHRGPIQLLSSALAVLQVIDGNVAKQIMDAGCVTGDRINGVADGVSGKWFIKFNLLNHAMKRGLPVTSVICRMALQDILLNGVGLDIVRNKSKVVDFMQDSNKVTVILEDGQHYDGDVLVGADGIWSKVRSKLFGQEDAKYSDYTCYSGLANFVPHYVDSIGYRVFLGLNQYFVASDVGNGKMQWYAFHKEPPNNTDPPRGKKKRLLNLFGHWCKEVVELISETQEDMILRRDIYDRDMIYTWGIGRVTLLGDAAHPMQPNLGQGGCMAIEDCYQLILELDKVVKSGLDFQQSNEISTMLRRYEKKRMFRISTVHAASRMASKALTAYRPYMEFGSGSLSYISSPKITKPSVLVVRAFLQIFMPQFMIWMMAGHGFW; encoded by the exons ATGTGCAAAAAGCAAGCTAGAAAAGCCAAAAGTTACCAACTTTTTTCATTCTTGATCAAATCACCAATGGCAACATTTCATTGTCTGAGTTCTAGCTATTACCATTACAAGAATTGCAATACTGGTTTTGTGGACTTTAGATTCAAAAGAAGCAGCTTTGTTGTCAGGTGTGAAAGGGCAAGTTGTTGTAATCAAGGTTCTTCATGTGTAGAGAGGGATGAGAAGAGGAGGCTCAGGATCTTGATTGCTGGTGGGGGTATAGGGGGATTGGTTTTGGCTTTAGCAGCAAAACATAGAGGATATGACGTGAAGGTGTTTGAGAAGGATTTGAGTGCAGTAAGAGGGGAGGGTAGGCACAGGGGTCCTATTCAATTATTGAGTAGTGCTTTGGCAGTTTTGCAGGTTATTGATGGGAATGTTGCAAAGCAAATTATGGACGCTGGCTGTGTTACTGGTGACCGCATCAATGGCGTTGCAGATGGCGTCTCAGGTAAATG gtttattaaatttaatctctTGAATCATGCTATGAAGAGAGGACTCCCTGTTACCTCTGTTATATGTAGAATGGCATTGCAAGACATTTTACTCAACGGTGTTGGTTTAGACATAGTAAGAAACAAATCTAAAGTTGTTGACTTCATGCAAGATTCTAACAAG GTTACAGTGATCCTTGAGGATGGACAGCATTATGATGGTGATGTTTTAGTTGGGGCAGATGGCATATGGTCAAAA GTTCGGTCAAAACTTTTTGGGCAGGAGGATGCAAAATATTCAGATTATACATGCTATAGTGGACTTGCAAACTTTGTCCCACATTATGTTGACTCTATTGG GTATCGGGTGTTCTTAGGATTGAACCAGTACTTTGTTGCTTCAGATGTTGGAAATGGAAAGATGCAATGGTATGCTTTCCACAAGGAGCCTCCTAATAACACAGATCCTCCAAGAG GAAAGAAGAAGAGGCTGCTAAATTTGTTTGGACATTGGTGCAAGGAAGTAGTTGAACTAATATCAGAAACACAAGAGGATATGATTCTACGAAGGGACATTTATGATAGAGACATGATCTACACCTGGGGGATTGGAAGGGTGACTCTGCTAGGCGATGCTGCTCATCCGATGCAACCAAATCTGGGGCAAGGGGGTTGCATGGCAATTGAG GACTGCTACCAACTTATTCTCGAGCTCGATAAGGTTGTCAAGAGTGGCTTAGATTTTCAACAGTCAAACGAAATTTCCACCATGCTTCGAAG GTACGAGAAGAAAAGAATGTTCCGCATTAGTACAGTTCATGCAGCCAGCAGAATGGCATCGAAAGCGCTCACCGCTTACCGACCTTACATGGAATTTGGATCTGGCTCCTTGTCT TATATATCATCTCCAAAGATAACCAAACCCTCAGTTCTTGTGGTACGTGCTTTTCTACAAATTTTCATGCCGCAATTCATGATTTGGATGATGGCTGGCCATGG ATTTTGGTGA
- the LOC112328938 gene encoding uncharacterized protein LOC112328938, with the protein MEVEASFSHISSPIFDRENYQLWAVRMKTYLEALDLWEAIEKDYDVPPLPNNPTMAQIKSHKERKTKQSKAKVCLFAAISTTIFTRNMSLKSAKDVWDYLKKEYVGDEKIRGMQNLNLKQEFELQRMKESETIKEYSDRLLGIVNRVKLLGISFTDFRIIEKNLVTVPEKYKALITTLENTKDLSKITLAELLNALQAQEKRRLMRQDHVIEGALQAKYPDSDKKKDKLDKKAMLGIFVGYSTVSKACRVYHPQTQKMAITRDIHFHEEEQWD; encoded by the exons ATGGAGGTTGAAGCAAGTTTTTCTCATATTTCTTCTCCTATCTTTGATAGAGAAAACTATCAACTCTGGGCAGTGAGAATGAAGACTTATTTGGAGGCTTTAGATCTTTGGGAAGCAATTGAAAAGGATTATGATGTTCCTCCATTACCGAATAATCCAACTATGGCCCAGATCAAGAGtcacaaagaaaggaaaaccaAGCAATCAAAAGCAAAAGTATGTCTATTTGCTGCTATTTCAACAACCATTTTCACAAGAAACATGTCTCTTAAATCAGCAAAAGATGTTTGGGATTATCTGAAGAAGGAATatgtaggagatgaaaaaattcgTGGAATGCAAAACCTAAACTTGAAACAAGAGTTTGAGCTACAAAGAATGAAAGAATCCGAGACCATAAAGGAATACTCAGATAGGTTGCTTGGAATAGTTAACAGAGTCAAGTTGCTGGGAATATCATTTACAGACTTtagaattattgaaaaaaatctggTTACAGTACcagaaaaatataaagctttAATTACTACATTGGAGAATACAAAAGATTTGTCAAAGATTACATTGGCAGAACTTTTAAATGCCTTACAAGCTCAGGAGAAAAGAAGACTTATGAGGCAAGACCATGTTATAGAAGGTGCTTTACAAGCCAAGTATCCAGATTCTGATAAGAAGAA GGACAAGCTTGACAAGAAGGCTATGCTAGGTATCTTTGTTGGCTATAGTACTGTTTCTAAAGCCTGCAGAGTCTATCATCCTCAGACTCAGAAGATGGCCATTACCAGGGATATTCATTTCCATGAAGAAGAACAATGGGACTAA